A portion of the Natrinema salaciae genome contains these proteins:
- a CDS encoding ribbon-helix-helix domain-containing protein gives MERVTLRIPKQQIEEVEQLVDSGEFPNRSEAIRSAVREMINEQQDGPTEQSGKRNWAKV, from the coding sequence ATGGAGCGTGTGACACTGCGAATTCCGAAACAGCAGATCGAAGAAGTAGAGCAACTGGTCGATTCGGGCGAGTTTCCGAACCGGAGCGAGGCGATCCGGTCGGCCGTCCGCGAGATGATCAACGAGCAACAGGACGGGCCCACCGAGCAGTCCGGCAAACGCAACTGGGCGAAGGTGTAA